In one Sulfitobacter sp. LCG007 genomic region, the following are encoded:
- a CDS encoding 1-acyl-sn-glycerol-3-phosphate acyltransferase, with the protein MTQTVQLPLWLFLLIVIFAMVTLASHFLFPSVRWFFRRRLERAVRRLNRRLARPIEPFKLARRHDMIQRLIYDPEVLVEVVRHARDNGVPENVAFEKAQDYAREIVPRFSAFVYFSFGIRAARLLATTLYHVRTGPDNEARLASVPRDATVIFVMNHRSNMDYVLVTYLARRMSALSYAVGEWARVWPLSGLIRSMGAYFIRRSSRGALYRKVLARYVQMATAGGVAQAIFPEGGLSLDGRLAPPRLGLLSYVVGGYDPDGRDLVFMPVAINYDRILEDNVLIAAGLRGDRRFGANVKVVVRYILRKIGQALRGRYTRFGAAAVVYGEPLSLREFGPDRPVEELGDTLMCRIAEVMPALMVPIIAQVLRGAGGEMPVAGLRDEVMALSRGLGTRWLAHSEDDGAFQAALDKLVGNKVLQREAHRIAIRPGQEQKVGFYANSIAHHVPDTAAAEQIAASAGL; encoded by the coding sequence ATGACGCAAACGGTGCAGCTTCCCCTCTGGCTCTTCCTGCTCATCGTGATCTTCGCGATGGTCACCCTCGCGTCGCATTTTCTTTTCCCGTCGGTGCGCTGGTTCTTTCGTCGCCGCCTCGAACGCGCCGTTCGCCGCCTGAACCGTCGTCTTGCGCGGCCCATCGAGCCGTTCAAGCTTGCCCGGCGTCACGACATGATTCAGCGGCTGATCTATGACCCCGAGGTGCTGGTCGAGGTGGTCAGACACGCCCGCGACAACGGCGTCCCCGAGAATGTCGCCTTCGAGAAGGCGCAGGACTACGCACGCGAGATCGTGCCGCGCTTCTCCGCATTCGTCTATTTCAGCTTCGGAATTCGCGCCGCGCGCCTGCTGGCGACCACCCTCTATCATGTCCGGACCGGACCGGATAACGAGGCCCGGCTCGCATCGGTCCCGCGCGATGCGACGGTCATCTTCGTGATGAACCATCGTTCGAACATGGATTATGTCCTTGTCACCTACCTCGCCCGGCGCATGTCGGCGCTTTCCTATGCGGTGGGCGAATGGGCGCGTGTCTGGCCCCTCTCCGGGCTGATCCGGTCGATGGGGGCCTATTTCATCCGACGCAGTTCGCGTGGCGCTCTCTATCGCAAGGTGCTGGCGCGCTACGTGCAGATGGCAACGGCGGGCGGCGTGGCGCAGGCGATCTTTCCCGAAGGCGGGCTCAGCCTCGACGGCAGGCTCGCGCCGCCCAGGCTGGGTCTGCTCTCTTACGTGGTCGGCGGCTACGACCCGGATGGCCGCGATCTCGTCTTCATGCCGGTCGCGATCAACTACGACCGCATTCTCGAGGACAACGTCCTGATCGCTGCCGGCCTGCGCGGAGACCGGCGCTTCGGTGCGAATGTGAAGGTGGTGGTCCGCTACATCCTGCGCAAGATCGGCCAGGCTCTGAGGGGACGCTATACCCGCTTCGGCGCGGCCGCCGTCGTCTACGGCGAACCGCTGTCGCTACGGGAATTCGGGCCGGACCGCCCGGTGGAGGAACTGGGCGACACGCTAATGTGCCGCATCGCCGAGGTGATGCCAGCGCTCATGGTGCCGATCATCGCGCAGGTGCTGCGCGGCGCCGGGGGCGAGATGCCCGTGGCGGGCTTGCGCGACGAGGTCATGGCCCTTTCCCGCGGTCTGGGCACAAGGTGGCTGGCACATTCCGAGGACGACGGCGCCTTCCAGGCCGCGCTGGACAAACTTGTCGGGAACAAGGTGCTGCAGCGAGAGGCACACCGCATCGCCATTCGGCCGGGTCAGGAACAGAAGGTCGGTTTCTATGCGAATTCCATCGCGCATCATGTGCCCGATACTGCCGCTGCAGAACAGATTGCTGCATCCGCTGGGTTATAA
- a CDS encoding methylmalonyl-CoA mutase family protein, with amino-acid sequence MTQTTKDRPWLIRTYAGHSTAGASNALYRANLAKGQTGLSVAFDLPTQTGYDSDHVLARGEVGKVGVPVSHLGDMRALFDGIPLEQMNTSMTINATAPWLLALYIAVAEEQGADVSLLQGTVQNDLIKEYLSRGTYICPPAPSLEMIADVAEYCYARVPKWNPMNVCSYHLQEAGATPEQELAFALATATAVLDALRPRVPEADFPAMASRISFFVNAGIRFVTEMCKMRAFVDLWDELLRDRYGVEDPCHRRFRYGVQVNSLGLTEQQPENNVYRILIEMLAVTLSKKARARAVQLPAWNEALGLPRPWDQQWSMRMQQILAYETDLLEFDDLFDGNPAVDAKVAELKDGARAELANIGAMGGAIEAIEYMKGRLVESNAERLGRIEAGETVVVGVNRWQQGEASPLMTGDGGIMVVDPAVEAAQVESLKAWRAARDETAVQAALAELRAAARDGRNVMPFSIAAAKAGVTTGEWAAEMRAVHGEYRGPTGVSKLPSNKTEGLQDLRAAVDAVSDRLGRRLKFLVGKPGLDGHSNGAEQIAVRARDCGMDIAYEGIRLTPEEIVRAARDEKAHVVGLSILSGSHIPLVEDLMDRLRAEGLGDVPVVVGGIIPEEDARRLRAMGVARVYTPKDFELNTIMSDIVALADPEAVAAE; translated from the coding sequence ATGACGCAGACCACCAAGGACAGGCCCTGGCTGATACGCACCTACGCGGGCCACTCGACCGCCGGGGCTTCGAACGCGCTCTACCGGGCCAATCTCGCCAAGGGTCAGACCGGCCTTTCGGTCGCCTTCGACCTGCCCACCCAGACCGGTTACGACAGCGATCACGTGCTCGCGCGCGGAGAGGTTGGCAAGGTGGGCGTGCCTGTCAGCCATCTGGGCGACATGCGCGCGCTGTTCGACGGGATACCGCTCGAGCAGATGAACACCTCGATGACGATCAATGCCACCGCGCCGTGGCTGCTGGCGCTTTATATCGCCGTCGCCGAGGAACAGGGGGCGGATGTGTCGCTTCTCCAGGGAACCGTCCAGAACGACCTGATCAAGGAGTACCTCAGCCGGGGCACCTATATCTGCCCGCCTGCCCCATCGCTCGAGATGATCGCGGATGTGGCCGAATACTGCTACGCCCGGGTTCCGAAGTGGAACCCAATGAACGTCTGCTCGTACCATCTGCAAGAGGCCGGTGCGACTCCCGAACAGGAGCTGGCCTTCGCTCTCGCCACCGCAACGGCAGTCCTCGATGCGCTGCGCCCGCGCGTCCCCGAGGCGGACTTCCCGGCGATGGCCTCGCGCATCTCGTTCTTCGTGAACGCCGGGATCCGCTTCGTGACCGAGATGTGCAAGATGCGCGCTTTCGTGGATCTCTGGGACGAACTCCTGCGCGACCGATACGGCGTCGAGGATCCGTGCCACAGGCGGTTCCGCTACGGTGTGCAGGTCAATTCGCTCGGGCTTACCGAGCAGCAGCCGGAAAACAATGTCTACCGCATCCTCATCGAGATGCTCGCGGTCACCCTTTCGAAGAAGGCCCGGGCCCGGGCGGTCCAGCTTCCGGCCTGGAACGAGGCCCTCGGCCTGCCGCGGCCATGGGACCAGCAGTGGTCGATGCGGATGCAGCAGATCCTGGCCTACGAGACCGACCTGCTCGAGTTCGACGATCTCTTCGACGGCAATCCGGCGGTCGACGCAAAGGTGGCGGAGCTGAAGGACGGTGCGCGTGCCGAACTGGCAAACATCGGGGCGATGGGAGGAGCCATCGAGGCCATCGAATACATGAAGGGCCGTCTGGTCGAAAGCAACGCCGAACGGCTCGGCCGGATCGAGGCGGGCGAAACGGTCGTCGTCGGCGTCAACCGCTGGCAGCAGGGAGAAGCCTCTCCGCTGATGACGGGGGACGGCGGCATCATGGTGGTCGATCCCGCGGTCGAGGCGGCTCAGGTCGAAAGTCTGAAGGCATGGCGCGCGGCGCGCGACGAGACCGCCGTGCAGGCGGCCCTGGCCGAGCTGCGCGCCGCTGCGCGCGACGGGCGAAACGTCATGCCCTTCTCCATCGCCGCCGCCAAGGCCGGTGTGACGACCGGGGAATGGGCCGCCGAGATGCGCGCCGTGCACGGGGAATACCGCGGCCCCACGGGCGTATCGAAATTGCCGTCCAACAAGACCGAAGGCCTTCAGGATCTGCGCGCCGCGGTCGATGCGGTCAGCGACCGGCTGGGTCGCCGGCTCAAGTTCCTCGTCGGCAAACCGGGGCTGGACGGTCATTCCAACGGGGCCGAGCAGATTGCCGTCCGCGCGCGGGATTGCGGCATGGACATCGCCTACGAGGGTATCCGACTTACTCCGGAGGAAATCGTGCGCGCAGCGCGTGACGAGAAGGCCCATGTGGTCGGGCTGTCCATCCTGTCCGGCTCTCACATCCCGCTTGTCGAGGACCTGATGGACAGGCTGCGGGCAGAGGGCCTCGGCGATGTGCCGGTGGTCGTCGGCGGCATCATTCCCGAAGAGGATGCGCGCCGGCTGCGCGCCATGGGGGTGGCGCGGGTCTACACGCCGAAGGATTTCGAGCTGAACACCATCATGAGCGATATCGTGGCGCTCGCGGACCCCGAGGCCGTCGCGGCGGAATAG
- the deoD gene encoding purine-nucleoside phosphorylase — MTVHIGAKPGEIAETVLMPGDPYRARWAAETFLEGAQLVNEVRGMLGFTGTWKGNRVTIQGSGMGMPSLSIYANELIRTYGAQTLIRIGSCGGMQANVKVRDVVIAMTASTITSPSSGIFRELNFAPAADWSLLSAAVKAAEAKGVATHVGGIYSSDVFYAERPDLDEQMVRHGILGVEMEAAELYILAARHRRRALAVLTVSDHLQTGEALPAEDRERSFGDMVEIALEAAFA; from the coding sequence ATGACCGTTCATATCGGTGCCAAGCCCGGCGAAATCGCCGAGACCGTGCTCATGCCGGGCGATCCCTATCGTGCCCGCTGGGCGGCCGAGACCTTTCTCGAGGGCGCGCAGCTGGTGAACGAAGTGCGGGGCATGCTCGGTTTCACGGGGACGTGGAAAGGGAATCGCGTGACGATCCAGGGCTCGGGGATGGGCATGCCGTCGCTGTCGATCTACGCGAACGAGCTTATCCGGACATACGGCGCCCAGACGTTGATCCGCATCGGGTCCTGCGGCGGCATGCAGGCCAACGTCAAGGTGCGCGACGTCGTCATCGCCATGACGGCAAGCACCATCACCTCTCCGTCCTCCGGTATCTTCCGCGAATTGAACTTCGCACCTGCCGCAGACTGGTCCCTTCTATCGGCAGCCGTGAAGGCCGCCGAGGCAAAGGGGGTCGCGACCCATGTCGGCGGCATCTATTCCTCGGACGTCTTCTATGCCGAGCGCCCTGACCTTGACGAACAGATGGTGCGCCACGGCATTCTCGGGGTCGAGATGGAAGCGGCGGAGCTTTACATTCTTGCCGCGCGGCACCGCAGGCGCGCGCTCGCCGTCCTGACGGTCAGCGACCATCTCCAGACCGGCGAGGCCCTGCCAGCCGAAGACCGCGAACGCAGCTTCGGGGACATGGTGGAAATCGCGCTGGAGGCGGCGTTCGCCTGA